The DNA region GCTTGACCCAGCGGGCGACCATCTCCACGTACTCGGGCACCTGGCCGACCGCCGAGCCCATGCCGCGCTCGCTCATGCCGTGCGGGCAGCCGAAGTTGAGTTCCACCGCATCCGCGCCGGTGTCCTCGACCATCGGCAGGATGTACTTCCACGAGGCCTCGTCGCAGGGCACCATCAGCGAGACCACCATCGCGCGGTCCGGCCACCGCCGCTTGACCTCGGCGATCTCCTTCAGGTTCACCGCCAGCGGCCGGTCGGTGATCAGCTCGATGTTGTTCAGCCCGGCGATGCGCCGCTCGCCCAGGCGCACCGCGCCGTAGCGCGAACTGACGTTGACCACCGGCGGATCCATCCCGAGCGTCTTCCACACCACGCCGCCCCAGCCCGCCTCGAAGGCGCGGTTGACGTTGTAGGCCTTGTCCGTCGGCGGCGCCGACGCCAGCCAGAAGGGATTCGGCGAGCGCACGCCGATGAAGTTGCTCGAAATGTCAGCCATGTGTCGCTCCGATAGTGGCCGGTTCAACGCGGAGACGCGGAGAACGCGGAGAAAATCAGTGGGATCAATCGTCAAGGGGTTGATGACGCGTTGCCTCGCTGGCGGATCCGCGGGTCGTTCAAACCAGCTGTTTGACGCGGACGATGCCGTCAAAAGCTGCGCGGTGCGTTCTAGAAATTCGAGGACTTCAGTCGACGACCGCTTTTCCCATCAAGTCATCCGGTAAGCATCCAAGCAATTCGACCTTGTGGATCGCGGCTGCCTATCACCTCAAGCCGTCAATCGCAATTGATCCGCCAAGGACTGAATGCTGACTCGAGCAGACCGGGCAGGTCGGTGGACTACTATCGCGACGTCGATACGGCTTGCGACACGTCGCATCCACCTGGATCTCCCGGAGTGCGGCGCTCTCGCAGTTGCAGCTCTGACTGCATGCGGTGAACTGCGCCCGTCGGCCGAATCCAGGACGCAGGCCTGGAGCAAGAGGTCGCGAGGGTGGACCTCGATCGCCGCCCCGATCAGTGCGTCCTTCCGTACGGCACCTCCGCCCATGATCGATCCAGACCGCTCTGCTTTTCCTCTGCGATTCTCTGCGTCACGCTTCGCTCCACCGGCCATGGCCTTTTCTCCGCGCCTCCGAGTCTCCGTCCAGCTTAACCGGCCCCGACTATCGACCAAGGGCAGGTGAATGGCCGCCGCCGCGCGCTTGCCGTTTTCGACGGATTGCACGGTGAGGTCGACTTTGCCGCCGACGCAGTCGCCGCCGGCCCAGACTTTCTCGATGGTGGTGTGGTACTCGGCGTCGACCGCGATGCGCCCGCCCTTGAGCGCGGGGCCGGTGACGGGGTCAAGGACCTGGCCGATTGCCTTGAGCACGCTGTCGGCGGCGAGGGTGAAGCGCTCGCCGGTGTCCTGCGGACGGCCATCGGCGCCGGGGGCGGTGTAGGCAAACTCGATGGCGCTGACCGCGCCGTCGGCGTCGTGGATGGCCAGCGGGCGCGCCCAGTGGACGATGCGCACGCCCTCGTCGCGCGCGAAAGCCTGTTCGACCACCGTGGCGCCCATGGTCTCGGGGCCGCGACGGTAGACCAGGGTGACTTCCTCGGCGCCCAGGCGGCGCGACTGGATCGCGGCATCGATGGCAGTGTTGCCGCCGCCGATCACCACCACGCGGCGGCCGACGGGCAGGCGCGAGAGATCCGCGCACTGGCGCAGCTCGGCAATGAAGTCGACCGCGTTGCGCACGCCGTCCAGGTGCTCGCCGGGCACGCCGAGCGCATTGACCGCGCCGAGGCCGAGGCCGAGGAAAACCGCGTCGAATTCGCGCAGCAAATCGTCCAGCGCCAGATTGCGGCCAAGTTCGCGGCCGTGCTCGACGCGGATGCCGCCGATGCCGAGCAGCCAGTCGATCTCCTGCTGCGCAAAGCCTGGCACCTTGTAGGCAGCGATGCCGTACTCGTTGAGGCCGCCGGACTTCTCGCGCGCCTCGAAGATCACGATGTCATGGCCCTCGCGTGCCAGCGCATGTGCGCAGGCCAGGCCCGCCGGCCCGGCGCCGACCACCGCGATGCGCTTGCCGGTGGCGGCGGCGCGGGTGAACAACTGCGTGCCGCTCGGGTAGACCCAGTCGGTCGCATAGCGCTGCAGTGCACCGATCTGCACCGGCTTGTCGTCGTCCTTGTTCCTGACGCAGGCGCCTTCGCACAGGATCTCGGTCGGGCACACGCGGGCGCAGGCGCCACCGAGGATGTTCGCCGACAGGATGTCCGTCGCCGCGCCCTTCAGGTTGTCGGTGCTGATCCGCTTGATGAAGCTTGGAATGTCGATTCCGGTCGGGCAGGCCACGGTGCAGGGCGCGTCGTAGCAGTAGAAACAGCGCTGCGCCGCGACAAGCGCCTGCTGCCGCGTCAGCGGCGGCGCGATGTCGGCGAAATTCGCTGCGAGTTGCTCGGCACTCAGGCGCCCGGGCTGGATATCGGCATGGGTCAGTCGGGTCATCGTTGGTCCTGGTTGCAGTCTCGCTCCGGGCGGTTGGTAGAGGCAAAGCGGGACGCAAGAACGCAGAGAGAAGCAAGAGGACGCAAGAGAAGAATGACTGGGCGCGATTATGCTGCAGTCCCCCAAAGGCCAAGGGGATGTCGCTCAGCAACCTAGGAATCTCTCGTGCTCTCTGACATTTCTCCTCTCTGCGCCCTCCGCGTCCTCTCCTGGCAGTTCAGGCCCAGTGTTGTTCAGCGCCCGGCGCGGCCGAGGATGGCGTGCAGCAGGACGTTGCAACCGGCTTCGATCCACGCGGGGGTGGCGTCCTCGATCTCGTTGTGGCTGATGCCGCCGACGCAGGGCACGAAGACCATCGAGGTGGGCGCCACCTGGGCAAGGTAGCAGGCGTCGTGGCCGGCGCCGGAGACGATGTTGCGGTGGCTGTAGCCGAACAGTTCCGCGCCGGCGCGCACCGAGGCGACGCAGTCGGGATCGAAGGTGACCGGCTTGTAGTAGAAGATCTGTTCCAGCTTGGTGACCTCGATCTTGGTCTCCTCGGCGATGCGCGCGATGCCGGCGCGCAAATCGGCGTCCATCTTCAGCAGGGTCTCGTCTTCCGGATGGCGCAGGTCGACGGTGAAGAACACCCGGCCCGGGATCACGTTGCGCGAGTTCGGGTGCACCTGGAGCATGCCGACGGTCGCGCACGCAAAGGGCGCGTACTTGTGGCCGATCTGGTTGACCAGGTCGATCACCCGCGCGGCGCCGAGCAGCGCGTCGCGCCGGCGCGGCATCGGCGTCGGGCCCGCATGAGATTCCTGGCCGGTGAACACCACTTCGTACCAGCGCTGGCCCTGTGCGTGGGTCACGACACCGATGGTGACGTCCTCGGTCTCGAGGATCGGGCCCTGTTCGATGTGCAACTCGAAGGCCGCGTGGATCGGCTTGCCCATCGGCGCCTCGCCGGCATAGCCGATGCGCGCCAGCTCCTCGCCCATGGTCTTGCCGTCGACGTCCGCGCGCGAGAGGCCGTAGTCCAGGGTGAACACGCCGGCGAACACGCCGGATGCAACCATCGCCGGAGCGAAGCGCGAGCCTTCCTCATTGGTCCAGATCACCACCTCGACCGGACGCTCGGTCTGGATCCCGTGGTCATTCAGGCTGCGGATCACCTCCAGCCCGCCGAGTACACCGTAGATGCCGTCGAACTTGCCGCCGGTGGGCTGCGAATCCGCGTGCGAGCCGGTCACCACCGGCGGCAGCGAATCGTCCTTGCCGGCGCGACGCGCGAACACATTGCCCATCCGGTCGACCGTGATCGTGCACCCGGCCTCCTTGGCCCAGCGCACGAACAGATCGCGGCCCTGCTTGTCGAGGTCCGTCAGCGCCAGGCGGCAAACGCCACCCTTCGGCGTCGCGCCGATCTGCGCCATCTCCATCAGGCTGTCCCACAGGCGCTTGCCGTTGATGGCGAGCGGGGCTTGCGGCTTCAGTACGGCGTTCATGGCCGACCTCCCAGGTCAGAAGGATGAGATCAAAATTTCAACGCAAAGTCGCAAAGGTCGCAAAGGCAAGCAGAGCGAATGAATCGATCATCTGGACATTTCGGGTCCGATTTGCCACCTCCGCTCGGAAGACTTCCAACACTGGTGCAGGTGAGGATGCGCTGGCCGTCAGCAAGCAGCGTCCATCGCGAACCCTCCGCGAGTCTGTTCCCTTTGCGCACTTTGC from Rhodanobacteraceae bacterium includes:
- a CDS encoding NAD(P)-dependent oxidoreductase; the encoded protein is MTRLTHADIQPGRLSAEQLAANFADIAPPLTRQQALVAAQRCFYCYDAPCTVACPTGIDIPSFIKRISTDNLKGAATDILSANILGGACARVCPTEILCEGACVRNKDDDKPVQIGALQRYATDWVYPSGTQLFTRAAATGKRIAVVGAGPAGLACAHALAREGHDIVIFEAREKSGGLNEYGIAAYKVPGFAQQEIDWLLGIGGIRVEHGRELGRNLALDDLLREFDAVFLGLGLGAVNALGVPGEHLDGVRNAVDFIAELRQCADLSRLPVGRRVVVIGGGNTAIDAAIQSRRLGAEEVTLVYRRGPETMGATVVEQAFARDEGVRIVHWARPLAIHDADGAVSAIEFAYTAPGADGRPQDTGERFTLAADSVLKAIGQVLDPVTGPALKGGRIAVDAEYHTTIEKVWAGGDCVGGKVDLTVQSVENGKRAAAAIHLPLVDSRGRLSWTETRRRGEKAMAGGAKRDAENRRGKAERSGSIMGGGAVRKDALIGAAIEVHPRDLLLQACVLDSADGRSSPHAVRAATARAPHSGRSRWMRRVASRIDVAIVVHRPARSARVSIQSLADQLRLTA
- a CDS encoding Zn-dependent hydrolase; its protein translation is MNAVLKPQAPLAINGKRLWDSLMEMAQIGATPKGGVCRLALTDLDKQGRDLFVRWAKEAGCTITVDRMGNVFARRAGKDDSLPPVVTGSHADSQPTGGKFDGIYGVLGGLEVIRSLNDHGIQTERPVEVVIWTNEEGSRFAPAMVASGVFAGVFTLDYGLSRADVDGKTMGEELARIGYAGEAPMGKPIHAAFELHIEQGPILETEDVTIGVVTHAQGQRWYEVVFTGQESHAGPTPMPRRRDALLGAARVIDLVNQIGHKYAPFACATVGMLQVHPNSRNVIPGRVFFTVDLRHPEDETLLKMDADLRAGIARIAEETKIEVTKLEQIFYYKPVTFDPDCVASVRAGAELFGYSHRNIVSGAGHDACYLAQVAPTSMVFVPCVGGISHNEIEDATPAWIEAGCNVLLHAILGRAGR